One Microcoleus sp. bin38.metabat.b11b12b14.051 DNA segment encodes these proteins:
- a CDS encoding co-chaperone YbbN — MSNSVIVINDEKFETEVMKAEQPVLAYFWASWCGPCKLIAPSIDWVAANYSDLKVVKMEIDPNPTTVKQYKVEGVPALRLFKNGEVVLSHEGAINKEKLIGLLESHL; from the coding sequence ATGAGCAACAGTGTAATTGTCATTAACGACGAAAAATTTGAAACAGAAGTCATGAAAGCAGAGCAACCAGTGCTTGCCTATTTTTGGGCATCTTGGTGCGGGCCTTGCAAACTGATCGCGCCCTCGATCGACTGGGTAGCAGCCAACTACAGCGACCTCAAAGTGGTTAAAATGGAAATTGACCCCAATCCTACTACTGTCAAGCAGTATAAAGTAGAAGGAGTCCCCGCTCTCAGACTGTTTAAAAATGGCGAAGTAGTCCTTTCCCACGAAGGAGCCATTAACAAAGAAAAATTGATCGGTTTGCTAGAAAGTCACTTATAA